From one Ooceraea biroi isolate clonal line C1 chromosome 7, Obir_v5.4, whole genome shotgun sequence genomic stretch:
- the LOC105285382 gene encoding histone-lysine N-methyltransferase E(z) isoform X2 has product MSKAKVSAEWRKRVKSEYMRLRQMKRYKRADEVKIAWNQNRKSMTELLVTEQKRWMDGKAVSLMIQDIPPHLSCMKKAEITSSDGDVQTCPVKIINAVTPIPTMYTWAPIQQNFMVEDETVLHNIPYMGDEILDQDGTFIEELIKNYDGKVHGDRESGFMDDSIFVELVNALANYEKDDKEKDQIKKGKESLRDQKDNEKKDIDVKSEVKIEKTENGTAMAVPFPSMHIFNAISSMFPDKGRPEELKEKYIELTERSDPNVLPPECTPNIDGVNAKSVPREQTMHSFHTLFCRRCFKYDCFLHPRGTSPQGLQVCHPGPNLLKRKGPDLKPFSEPCGTECYMHLDGMKEKLAAQAADIKEEEGDEKRGGPPRKVRKQASVDSGNEASSEDSNDSNKYGQGGSCQDFKQNVNKDSKPEEIMEDQAQPENQTPFTLLGTGGKRIKTESEFSWTGSEQSLFRALHKAFPGNPCALAQIMLTKTCQEVYEFAQKEASDIPAIENLKDFTPPRKKKKKHRLWSMHCRKIQLKKDSEVRNYNSVSTGANHVHNFAPCDHPGRQCDNSCPCIQAQNFCEKFCQCSSECQNRFPGCRCKAQCNTKQCPCYLAVRECDPDLCQTCGADQFHITKISCKNVSVQRGLHKHLLMAPSDVAGWGIFLKESAAKNEFISEYCGEIISQDEADRRGKVYDKYMCSFLFNLNNDFVVDATRKGNKIRFANHSINPNCYAKVMMVNGDHRIGIFAKRAIQPGEELFFDYRYGPTEQLKFVGIEREMEFL; this is encoded by the exons ATGTCAAAAGCTAAGGTTTCGGCGGAATGGAGGAAGAGGGTGAAGTCTGAGTACATGCGTCTGCGACAAATGAAGCGTTATAAGCGAGCGGACGAAGTCAAAATCGCGTGGAATCAGAATCGCAAAAGTATGACCG AACTTCTTGTGACTGAACAAAAGCGTTGGATGGATGGAAAGGCGGTGTCTCTAATGATACAAGATATTCCACCTCACCTTTCCTGCATGAAGAAAGCTGAAATTACAAGTTCTGACGGCGATGTGCAGACATgtcctgtaaaaataattaacgcagTTACTCCTATTCCAACAATGTACACGTGGGCTCCTATTCAACAGAACTTCATGGTAGAAGATGAAACTGTCTTGCATAATATTCCTTACATGGGTGATGAAATTTTGGATCAGGATGGTACTTTTATTGAAGAACTcatcaaaaattatgatggaAAG gTCCATGGTGACAGAGAATCTGGTTTCATGGACGATTCCATCTTTGTTGAGCTGGTAAATGCTCTGGCAAATTATGAAAAAGACGATAAGGAGAAAGATCAGATAAAGAAGGGAAAGGAATCTTTAAGAGATCAAAAGGACAACGAGAAGAAGGATATTGACGTCAAATCTGAAGTAAAGATAGAAAAGACTGAAAATGGAACGGCAATGGCCGTTCCCTTCCCATCGAtgcatatatttaat GCAATATCAAGCATGTTCCCTGACAAAGGAAGACCCGAGGAATTAAAGGAAAAGTACATTGAATTAACCGAAAGATCTGATCCGAATGTTCTACCACCCGAATGTACGCCCAATATAGACGGCGTGAACGCGAAAAGTGTACCGCGGGAACAGACGATGCACTCGTTCCACACGTTGTTTTGCAGGAGGTGCTTCAAGTACGACTGCTTCTTACATC CCAGGGGGACCTCGCCGCAAG GTCTTCAAGTTTGCCATCCGGGCCCGAATCTGCTGAAGCGAAAAGGACCCGATTTGAAACCGTTTTCAGAGCCATGCGGGACAGAATGTTACATGCATTTG GATGGAATGAAGGAGAAACTGGCGGCGCAGGCGGCGGATATAAAGGAAGAAGAGGGCGATGAGAAACGCGGTGGGCCACCTAGGAAGGTACGAAAACAGGCGAGCGTGGATTCTGGAAACGAGGCAAGCAGCGAAGACAGCAACGATAGCAATAAGTACGGTCAAGGAGGCAGTTGTCAAG ACTTCAAGCAAAATGTTAACAAAGACTCCAAACCCGAAGAAATAATGGAAGACCAGGCACAGCCGGAGAACCAAACACCTTTCACGCTGTTGGGAACCGGCGGAAAACGCATCAAAACTGAAAGCGAGTTCTCGTGGACGGGCTCCGAGCAGAGCTTGTTCCGAGCTCTCCACAAGGCCTTTCCCGGCAATCCGTGCGCGTTGGCGCAGATCATGTTGACGAAGACCTGCCAGGAGGTGTACGAGTTCGCGCAAAAGGAAGCTTCGGACATTCCCGCTATCGAGAACCTGAAAGACTTCACGCCTCcgcgaaagaagaagaagaagcatcGGTTATGGTCGATGCACTGCCGAAAGATACAGCTCAAGAAAGATTCCG AAGTGCGAAACTACAATTCTGTCTCAACAGGTGCTAATCACGTGCACAACTTTGCGCCGTGCGATCACCCGGGTCGCCAGTGTGACAACTCGTGTCCGTGTATACAGGCGCAGAACTTCTGTGAGAAATTCTGTCAGTGCAGCAGCGAGTGTCAGAATCGGTTCCCCGGCTGCAGATGCAAGGCGCAGTGCAACACGAAACAGTGTCCGTGTTACTTGGCCGTGAGAGAGTGTGATCCCGACCTTTGCCAAACATGCGGCGCTGATCAATTCCACATCACTAAGATATCGTGCAAGAACGTCAGCGTGCAACGAGGTCTCC ACAAGCATCTTCTGATGGCGCCGTCGGACGTAGCGGGTTGGGGAATTTTCTTGAAGGAATCGGCTGCAAAGAATGAGTTTATCTCAGAGTACTGCGGTGAAATTATCAGCCAAGACGAGGCCGACAGGCGAGGAAAGGTGTACGACAAATATATGTGCAGTTTTCTCTTCAATCTTAACAATG ATTTTGTTGTCGACGCGACGAGAAAGGGAAATAAAATCAGATTCGCCAATCACTCGATAAATCCCAATTGTTATGCGAAAGTAATGATGGTGAACGGTGATCACAGGATAGGTATTTTTGCTAAGAGGGCGATCCAACCTGGCgaggaattattttttgattacaG ATACGGACCAACGGAACAACTCAAATTTGTGGGTATCGAACGGGAAATGGAATTTCTTTaa
- the LOC105285382 gene encoding histone-lysine N-methyltransferase E(z) isoform X1 — protein sequence MSKAKVSAEWRKRVKSEYMRLRQMKRYKRADEVKIAWNQNRKSMTELLVTEQKRWMDGKAVSLMIQDIPPHLSCMKKAEITSSDGDVQTCPVKIINAVTPIPTMYTWAPIQQNFMVEDETVLHNIPYMGDEILDQDGTFIEELIKNYDGKVHGDRESGFMDDSIFVELVNALANYEKDDKEKDQIKKGKESLRDQKDNEKKDIDVKSEVKIEKTENGTAMAVPFPSMHIFNAISSMFPDKGRPEELKEKYIELTERSDPNVLPPECTPNIDGVNAKSVPREQTMHSFHTLFCRRCFKYDCFLHPARGTSPQGLQVCHPGPNLLKRKGPDLKPFSEPCGTECYMHLDGMKEKLAAQAADIKEEEGDEKRGGPPRKVRKQASVDSGNEASSEDSNDSNKYGQGGSCQDFKQNVNKDSKPEEIMEDQAQPENQTPFTLLGTGGKRIKTESEFSWTGSEQSLFRALHKAFPGNPCALAQIMLTKTCQEVYEFAQKEASDIPAIENLKDFTPPRKKKKKHRLWSMHCRKIQLKKDSEVRNYNSVSTGANHVHNFAPCDHPGRQCDNSCPCIQAQNFCEKFCQCSSECQNRFPGCRCKAQCNTKQCPCYLAVRECDPDLCQTCGADQFHITKISCKNVSVQRGLHKHLLMAPSDVAGWGIFLKESAAKNEFISEYCGEIISQDEADRRGKVYDKYMCSFLFNLNNDFVVDATRKGNKIRFANHSINPNCYAKVMMVNGDHRIGIFAKRAIQPGEELFFDYRYGPTEQLKFVGIEREMEFL from the exons ATGTCAAAAGCTAAGGTTTCGGCGGAATGGAGGAAGAGGGTGAAGTCTGAGTACATGCGTCTGCGACAAATGAAGCGTTATAAGCGAGCGGACGAAGTCAAAATCGCGTGGAATCAGAATCGCAAAAGTATGACCG AACTTCTTGTGACTGAACAAAAGCGTTGGATGGATGGAAAGGCGGTGTCTCTAATGATACAAGATATTCCACCTCACCTTTCCTGCATGAAGAAAGCTGAAATTACAAGTTCTGACGGCGATGTGCAGACATgtcctgtaaaaataattaacgcagTTACTCCTATTCCAACAATGTACACGTGGGCTCCTATTCAACAGAACTTCATGGTAGAAGATGAAACTGTCTTGCATAATATTCCTTACATGGGTGATGAAATTTTGGATCAGGATGGTACTTTTATTGAAGAACTcatcaaaaattatgatggaAAG gTCCATGGTGACAGAGAATCTGGTTTCATGGACGATTCCATCTTTGTTGAGCTGGTAAATGCTCTGGCAAATTATGAAAAAGACGATAAGGAGAAAGATCAGATAAAGAAGGGAAAGGAATCTTTAAGAGATCAAAAGGACAACGAGAAGAAGGATATTGACGTCAAATCTGAAGTAAAGATAGAAAAGACTGAAAATGGAACGGCAATGGCCGTTCCCTTCCCATCGAtgcatatatttaat GCAATATCAAGCATGTTCCCTGACAAAGGAAGACCCGAGGAATTAAAGGAAAAGTACATTGAATTAACCGAAAGATCTGATCCGAATGTTCTACCACCCGAATGTACGCCCAATATAGACGGCGTGAACGCGAAAAGTGTACCGCGGGAACAGACGATGCACTCGTTCCACACGTTGTTTTGCAGGAGGTGCTTCAAGTACGACTGCTTCTTACATC CAGCCAGGGGGACCTCGCCGCAAG GTCTTCAAGTTTGCCATCCGGGCCCGAATCTGCTGAAGCGAAAAGGACCCGATTTGAAACCGTTTTCAGAGCCATGCGGGACAGAATGTTACATGCATTTG GATGGAATGAAGGAGAAACTGGCGGCGCAGGCGGCGGATATAAAGGAAGAAGAGGGCGATGAGAAACGCGGTGGGCCACCTAGGAAGGTACGAAAACAGGCGAGCGTGGATTCTGGAAACGAGGCAAGCAGCGAAGACAGCAACGATAGCAATAAGTACGGTCAAGGAGGCAGTTGTCAAG ACTTCAAGCAAAATGTTAACAAAGACTCCAAACCCGAAGAAATAATGGAAGACCAGGCACAGCCGGAGAACCAAACACCTTTCACGCTGTTGGGAACCGGCGGAAAACGCATCAAAACTGAAAGCGAGTTCTCGTGGACGGGCTCCGAGCAGAGCTTGTTCCGAGCTCTCCACAAGGCCTTTCCCGGCAATCCGTGCGCGTTGGCGCAGATCATGTTGACGAAGACCTGCCAGGAGGTGTACGAGTTCGCGCAAAAGGAAGCTTCGGACATTCCCGCTATCGAGAACCTGAAAGACTTCACGCCTCcgcgaaagaagaagaagaagcatcGGTTATGGTCGATGCACTGCCGAAAGATACAGCTCAAGAAAGATTCCG AAGTGCGAAACTACAATTCTGTCTCAACAGGTGCTAATCACGTGCACAACTTTGCGCCGTGCGATCACCCGGGTCGCCAGTGTGACAACTCGTGTCCGTGTATACAGGCGCAGAACTTCTGTGAGAAATTCTGTCAGTGCAGCAGCGAGTGTCAGAATCGGTTCCCCGGCTGCAGATGCAAGGCGCAGTGCAACACGAAACAGTGTCCGTGTTACTTGGCCGTGAGAGAGTGTGATCCCGACCTTTGCCAAACATGCGGCGCTGATCAATTCCACATCACTAAGATATCGTGCAAGAACGTCAGCGTGCAACGAGGTCTCC ACAAGCATCTTCTGATGGCGCCGTCGGACGTAGCGGGTTGGGGAATTTTCTTGAAGGAATCGGCTGCAAAGAATGAGTTTATCTCAGAGTACTGCGGTGAAATTATCAGCCAAGACGAGGCCGACAGGCGAGGAAAGGTGTACGACAAATATATGTGCAGTTTTCTCTTCAATCTTAACAATG ATTTTGTTGTCGACGCGACGAGAAAGGGAAATAAAATCAGATTCGCCAATCACTCGATAAATCCCAATTGTTATGCGAAAGTAATGATGGTGAACGGTGATCACAGGATAGGTATTTTTGCTAAGAGGGCGATCCAACCTGGCgaggaattattttttgattacaG ATACGGACCAACGGAACAACTCAAATTTGTGGGTATCGAACGGGAAATGGAATTTCTTTaa
- the LOC105285382 gene encoding histone-lysine N-methyltransferase E(z) isoform X5: protein MSKAKVSAEWRKRVKSEYMRLRQMKRYKRADEVKIAWNQNRKSMTELLVTEQKRWMDGKAVSLMIQDIPPHLSCMKKAEITSSDGDVQTCPVKIINAVTPIPTMYTWAPIQQNFMVEDETVLHNIPYMGDEILDQDGTFIEELIKNYDGKVHGDRESGFMDDSIFVELVNALANYEKDDKEKDQIKKGKESLRDQKDNEKKDIDVKSEVKIEKTENGTAMAVPFPSMHIFNAISSMFPDKGRPEELKEKYIELTERSDPNVLPPECTPNIDGVNAKSVPREQTMHSFHTLFCRRCFKYDCFLHRLQVCHPGPNLLKRKGPDLKPFSEPCGTECYMHLDGMKEKLAAQAADIKEEEGDEKRGGPPRKVRKQASVDSGNEASSEDSNDSNKYGQGGSCQDFKQNVNKDSKPEEIMEDQAQPENQTPFTLLGTGGKRIKTESEFSWTGSEQSLFRALHKAFPGNPCALAQIMLTKTCQEVYEFAQKEASDIPAIENLKDFTPPRKKKKKHRLWSMHCRKIQLKKDSGANHVHNFAPCDHPGRQCDNSCPCIQAQNFCEKFCQCSSECQNRFPGCRCKAQCNTKQCPCYLAVRECDPDLCQTCGADQFHITKISCKNVSVQRGLHKHLLMAPSDVAGWGIFLKESAAKNEFISEYCGEIISQDEADRRGKVYDKYMCSFLFNLNNDFVVDATRKGNKIRFANHSINPNCYAKVMMVNGDHRIGIFAKRAIQPGEELFFDYRYGPTEQLKFVGIEREMEFL from the exons ATGTCAAAAGCTAAGGTTTCGGCGGAATGGAGGAAGAGGGTGAAGTCTGAGTACATGCGTCTGCGACAAATGAAGCGTTATAAGCGAGCGGACGAAGTCAAAATCGCGTGGAATCAGAATCGCAAAAGTATGACCG AACTTCTTGTGACTGAACAAAAGCGTTGGATGGATGGAAAGGCGGTGTCTCTAATGATACAAGATATTCCACCTCACCTTTCCTGCATGAAGAAAGCTGAAATTACAAGTTCTGACGGCGATGTGCAGACATgtcctgtaaaaataattaacgcagTTACTCCTATTCCAACAATGTACACGTGGGCTCCTATTCAACAGAACTTCATGGTAGAAGATGAAACTGTCTTGCATAATATTCCTTACATGGGTGATGAAATTTTGGATCAGGATGGTACTTTTATTGAAGAACTcatcaaaaattatgatggaAAG gTCCATGGTGACAGAGAATCTGGTTTCATGGACGATTCCATCTTTGTTGAGCTGGTAAATGCTCTGGCAAATTATGAAAAAGACGATAAGGAGAAAGATCAGATAAAGAAGGGAAAGGAATCTTTAAGAGATCAAAAGGACAACGAGAAGAAGGATATTGACGTCAAATCTGAAGTAAAGATAGAAAAGACTGAAAATGGAACGGCAATGGCCGTTCCCTTCCCATCGAtgcatatatttaat GCAATATCAAGCATGTTCCCTGACAAAGGAAGACCCGAGGAATTAAAGGAAAAGTACATTGAATTAACCGAAAGATCTGATCCGAATGTTCTACCACCCGAATGTACGCCCAATATAGACGGCGTGAACGCGAAAAGTGTACCGCGGGAACAGACGATGCACTCGTTCCACACGTTGTTTTGCAGGAGGTGCTTCAAGTACGACTGCTTCTTACATC GTCTTCAAGTTTGCCATCCGGGCCCGAATCTGCTGAAGCGAAAAGGACCCGATTTGAAACCGTTTTCAGAGCCATGCGGGACAGAATGTTACATGCATTTG GATGGAATGAAGGAGAAACTGGCGGCGCAGGCGGCGGATATAAAGGAAGAAGAGGGCGATGAGAAACGCGGTGGGCCACCTAGGAAGGTACGAAAACAGGCGAGCGTGGATTCTGGAAACGAGGCAAGCAGCGAAGACAGCAACGATAGCAATAAGTACGGTCAAGGAGGCAGTTGTCAAG ACTTCAAGCAAAATGTTAACAAAGACTCCAAACCCGAAGAAATAATGGAAGACCAGGCACAGCCGGAGAACCAAACACCTTTCACGCTGTTGGGAACCGGCGGAAAACGCATCAAAACTGAAAGCGAGTTCTCGTGGACGGGCTCCGAGCAGAGCTTGTTCCGAGCTCTCCACAAGGCCTTTCCCGGCAATCCGTGCGCGTTGGCGCAGATCATGTTGACGAAGACCTGCCAGGAGGTGTACGAGTTCGCGCAAAAGGAAGCTTCGGACATTCCCGCTATCGAGAACCTGAAAGACTTCACGCCTCcgcgaaagaagaagaagaagcatcGGTTATGGTCGATGCACTGCCGAAAGATACAGCTCAAGAAAGATTCCG GTGCTAATCACGTGCACAACTTTGCGCCGTGCGATCACCCGGGTCGCCAGTGTGACAACTCGTGTCCGTGTATACAGGCGCAGAACTTCTGTGAGAAATTCTGTCAGTGCAGCAGCGAGTGTCAGAATCGGTTCCCCGGCTGCAGATGCAAGGCGCAGTGCAACACGAAACAGTGTCCGTGTTACTTGGCCGTGAGAGAGTGTGATCCCGACCTTTGCCAAACATGCGGCGCTGATCAATTCCACATCACTAAGATATCGTGCAAGAACGTCAGCGTGCAACGAGGTCTCC ACAAGCATCTTCTGATGGCGCCGTCGGACGTAGCGGGTTGGGGAATTTTCTTGAAGGAATCGGCTGCAAAGAATGAGTTTATCTCAGAGTACTGCGGTGAAATTATCAGCCAAGACGAGGCCGACAGGCGAGGAAAGGTGTACGACAAATATATGTGCAGTTTTCTCTTCAATCTTAACAATG ATTTTGTTGTCGACGCGACGAGAAAGGGAAATAAAATCAGATTCGCCAATCACTCGATAAATCCCAATTGTTATGCGAAAGTAATGATGGTGAACGGTGATCACAGGATAGGTATTTTTGCTAAGAGGGCGATCCAACCTGGCgaggaattattttttgattacaG ATACGGACCAACGGAACAACTCAAATTTGTGGGTATCGAACGGGAAATGGAATTTCTTTaa
- the LOC105285382 gene encoding histone-lysine N-methyltransferase E(z) isoform X4: protein MSKAKVSAEWRKRVKSEYMRLRQMKRYKRADEVKIAWNQNRKSMTELLVTEQKRWMDGKAVSLMIQDIPPHLSCMKKAEITSSDGDVQTCPVKIINAVTPIPTMYTWAPIQQNFMVEDETVLHNIPYMGDEILDQDGTFIEELIKNYDGKVHGDRESGFMDDSIFVELVNALANYEKDDKEKDQIKKGKESLRDQKDNEKKDIDVKSEVKIEKTENGTAMAVPFPSMHIFNAISSMFPDKGRPEELKEKYIELTERSDPNVLPPECTPNIDGVNAKSVPREQTMHSFHTLFCRRCFKYDCFLHPARGTSPQGLQVCHPGPNLLKRKGPDLKPFSEPCGTECYMHLDGMKEKLAAQAADIKEEEGDEKRGGPPRKVRKQASVDSGNEASSEDSNDSNKYGQGGSCQDFKQNVNKDSKPEEIMEDQAQPENQTPFTLLGTGGKRIKTESEFSWTGSEQSLFRALHKAFPGNPCALAQIMLTKTCQEVYEFAQKEASDIPAIENLKDFTPPRKKKKKHRLWSMHCRKIQLKKDSGANHVHNFAPCDHPGRQCDNSCPCIQAQNFCEKFCQCSSECQNRFPGCRCKAQCNTKQCPCYLAVRECDPDLCQTCGADQFHITKISCKNVSVQRGLHKHLLMAPSDVAGWGIFLKESAAKNEFISEYCGEIISQDEADRRGKVYDKYMCSFLFNLNNDFVVDATRKGNKIRFANHSINPNCYAKVMMVNGDHRIGIFAKRAIQPGEELFFDYRYGPTEQLKFVGIEREMEFL from the exons ATGTCAAAAGCTAAGGTTTCGGCGGAATGGAGGAAGAGGGTGAAGTCTGAGTACATGCGTCTGCGACAAATGAAGCGTTATAAGCGAGCGGACGAAGTCAAAATCGCGTGGAATCAGAATCGCAAAAGTATGACCG AACTTCTTGTGACTGAACAAAAGCGTTGGATGGATGGAAAGGCGGTGTCTCTAATGATACAAGATATTCCACCTCACCTTTCCTGCATGAAGAAAGCTGAAATTACAAGTTCTGACGGCGATGTGCAGACATgtcctgtaaaaataattaacgcagTTACTCCTATTCCAACAATGTACACGTGGGCTCCTATTCAACAGAACTTCATGGTAGAAGATGAAACTGTCTTGCATAATATTCCTTACATGGGTGATGAAATTTTGGATCAGGATGGTACTTTTATTGAAGAACTcatcaaaaattatgatggaAAG gTCCATGGTGACAGAGAATCTGGTTTCATGGACGATTCCATCTTTGTTGAGCTGGTAAATGCTCTGGCAAATTATGAAAAAGACGATAAGGAGAAAGATCAGATAAAGAAGGGAAAGGAATCTTTAAGAGATCAAAAGGACAACGAGAAGAAGGATATTGACGTCAAATCTGAAGTAAAGATAGAAAAGACTGAAAATGGAACGGCAATGGCCGTTCCCTTCCCATCGAtgcatatatttaat GCAATATCAAGCATGTTCCCTGACAAAGGAAGACCCGAGGAATTAAAGGAAAAGTACATTGAATTAACCGAAAGATCTGATCCGAATGTTCTACCACCCGAATGTACGCCCAATATAGACGGCGTGAACGCGAAAAGTGTACCGCGGGAACAGACGATGCACTCGTTCCACACGTTGTTTTGCAGGAGGTGCTTCAAGTACGACTGCTTCTTACATC CAGCCAGGGGGACCTCGCCGCAAG GTCTTCAAGTTTGCCATCCGGGCCCGAATCTGCTGAAGCGAAAAGGACCCGATTTGAAACCGTTTTCAGAGCCATGCGGGACAGAATGTTACATGCATTTG GATGGAATGAAGGAGAAACTGGCGGCGCAGGCGGCGGATATAAAGGAAGAAGAGGGCGATGAGAAACGCGGTGGGCCACCTAGGAAGGTACGAAAACAGGCGAGCGTGGATTCTGGAAACGAGGCAAGCAGCGAAGACAGCAACGATAGCAATAAGTACGGTCAAGGAGGCAGTTGTCAAG ACTTCAAGCAAAATGTTAACAAAGACTCCAAACCCGAAGAAATAATGGAAGACCAGGCACAGCCGGAGAACCAAACACCTTTCACGCTGTTGGGAACCGGCGGAAAACGCATCAAAACTGAAAGCGAGTTCTCGTGGACGGGCTCCGAGCAGAGCTTGTTCCGAGCTCTCCACAAGGCCTTTCCCGGCAATCCGTGCGCGTTGGCGCAGATCATGTTGACGAAGACCTGCCAGGAGGTGTACGAGTTCGCGCAAAAGGAAGCTTCGGACATTCCCGCTATCGAGAACCTGAAAGACTTCACGCCTCcgcgaaagaagaagaagaagcatcGGTTATGGTCGATGCACTGCCGAAAGATACAGCTCAAGAAAGATTCCG GTGCTAATCACGTGCACAACTTTGCGCCGTGCGATCACCCGGGTCGCCAGTGTGACAACTCGTGTCCGTGTATACAGGCGCAGAACTTCTGTGAGAAATTCTGTCAGTGCAGCAGCGAGTGTCAGAATCGGTTCCCCGGCTGCAGATGCAAGGCGCAGTGCAACACGAAACAGTGTCCGTGTTACTTGGCCGTGAGAGAGTGTGATCCCGACCTTTGCCAAACATGCGGCGCTGATCAATTCCACATCACTAAGATATCGTGCAAGAACGTCAGCGTGCAACGAGGTCTCC ACAAGCATCTTCTGATGGCGCCGTCGGACGTAGCGGGTTGGGGAATTTTCTTGAAGGAATCGGCTGCAAAGAATGAGTTTATCTCAGAGTACTGCGGTGAAATTATCAGCCAAGACGAGGCCGACAGGCGAGGAAAGGTGTACGACAAATATATGTGCAGTTTTCTCTTCAATCTTAACAATG ATTTTGTTGTCGACGCGACGAGAAAGGGAAATAAAATCAGATTCGCCAATCACTCGATAAATCCCAATTGTTATGCGAAAGTAATGATGGTGAACGGTGATCACAGGATAGGTATTTTTGCTAAGAGGGCGATCCAACCTGGCgaggaattattttttgattacaG ATACGGACCAACGGAACAACTCAAATTTGTGGGTATCGAACGGGAAATGGAATTTCTTTaa